The Providencia rettgeri genome includes a window with the following:
- the acnB gene encoding Aconitate hydratase 2 — protein sequence MLEEYRKHVAERAAQGIVPKPLDASQVAALVELLKNPPKGEEDFLLDLLTNRVPPGVDEAAYVKAGFLAAIAKGETSSPLISPEKAIELLGTMQGGYNIHALIEALDDEKLAPIAAKALSHTLLMFDNFYDVEEKAKAGNVHAKQVIESWADAEWFKERPALAEKMTVTVFKVTGETNTDDLSPAPDAWSRPDIPLHALAMLKNARDGIEPDDAGNVGPIKQIDALNKKGFPLAYVGDVVGTGSSRKSATNSVLWFMGDDIPFVPNKRGGGVVLGGKIAPIFFNTMEDAGALPIEVDVSKLNMGDVIDIYPFKGEVRNHETGELLETFELKTDVLIDEVRAGGRIPLIIGRGLTSKARESLGLEATDVFRHAKSVAQSNRGFSLAQKMVGRACGRPGIRPGEYCEPKMTSVGSQDTTGPMTRDELKDLACLGFSADLVMQSFCHTAAYPKPVDVTTHHTLPDFIMNRGGVSLRPGDGIIHSWLNRMLLPDTVGTGGDSHTRFPIGISFPAGSGLVAFAAATGVMPLDMPESVLVRFKGEMQPGITLRDLVHAIPLYAIKDGLLTVEKKGKKNIFSGRILEIEGLPELKVEQAFELADASAERSAAGCTIKLDKAPIIEYLQSNIVLLKWMIAEGYGDRRTIERRIKGMESWLADPQLLEGDADAEYAAVIEIDLNDIKEPILCAPNDPDDARLLSDVQNEKIDEVFIGSCMTNIGHFRAAGKLLDSYKGQLPTRLWVAPPTKMDAAQLTEEGYYSVFGKSGARIEVPGCSLCMGNQARVADGATVVSTSTRNFPNRLGTGANVYLASAELAAVASLLGRLPTPSEYLQFMDKVDETAADTYRYLNFDQLSQYTEKADGVIFQTAV from the coding sequence GTGCTAGAAGAATACCGTAAGCACGTAGCCGAGCGTGCCGCTCAAGGGATTGTCCCTAAGCCATTAGATGCGTCACAAGTAGCTGCACTGGTAGAGTTACTCAAAAACCCACCCAAAGGTGAAGAAGATTTCCTGTTAGATCTGCTGACCAACCGCGTCCCCCCTGGTGTTGACGAAGCAGCGTACGTAAAAGCTGGATTTTTAGCCGCGATAGCGAAAGGCGAAACTTCCTCCCCTCTTATCTCCCCTGAAAAAGCCATTGAACTGTTAGGTACCATGCAGGGCGGATATAACATCCACGCACTGATTGAAGCGTTGGATGACGAAAAACTAGCACCAATCGCCGCTAAAGCACTTTCCCACACCTTACTGATGTTTGATAACTTCTATGACGTAGAAGAAAAAGCGAAAGCGGGAAATGTTCACGCGAAACAAGTTATTGAATCATGGGCAGATGCCGAGTGGTTCAAAGAGCGCCCTGCGCTAGCAGAAAAAATGACAGTTACTGTGTTCAAAGTGACTGGTGAAACTAACACAGATGACTTATCGCCAGCACCTGATGCATGGTCACGTCCAGATATCCCATTACACGCGTTAGCAATGCTGAAAAACGCGCGCGATGGTATTGAACCAGACGATGCGGGCAATGTTGGCCCAATCAAGCAAATCGATGCGCTGAATAAAAAAGGTTTCCCATTAGCTTACGTGGGTGACGTAGTCGGTACCGGTTCTTCTCGTAAATCAGCGACTAACTCCGTGCTGTGGTTTATGGGGGACGATATCCCATTTGTACCAAATAAACGTGGTGGTGGGGTGGTATTAGGTGGCAAAATTGCACCAATCTTCTTTAATACAATGGAAGATGCGGGTGCATTACCGATTGAAGTGGACGTTTCTAAACTGAATATGGGCGATGTGATTGACATCTATCCATTTAAAGGTGAAGTTCGTAACCATGAAACGGGCGAGCTGCTAGAAACATTTGAATTAAAAACAGATGTGCTGATTGACGAAGTTCGTGCAGGTGGTCGTATTCCACTGATTATCGGCCGTGGTTTAACCAGTAAAGCACGTGAATCTCTGGGCTTAGAAGCAACAGATGTGTTCCGTCACGCGAAATCCGTTGCACAAAGCAATCGTGGTTTCTCATTAGCACAAAAAATGGTTGGTCGTGCTTGTGGTCGTCCAGGTATTCGCCCTGGCGAATATTGTGAGCCAAAAATGACTTCTGTAGGTTCACAAGATACAACTGGCCCAATGACCCGTGATGAACTCAAAGACTTGGCTTGCTTGGGTTTCTCTGCAGATTTAGTCATGCAGTCATTCTGCCATACCGCGGCATATCCAAAACCTGTTGATGTGACAACACACCACACCTTACCTGATTTCATCATGAACCGTGGCGGTGTTTCTCTGCGTCCAGGCGATGGTATTATCCACTCATGGTTAAACCGTATGTTACTGCCAGATACCGTCGGTACAGGTGGTGACTCACATACGCGTTTCCCAATTGGTATTTCATTCCCTGCGGGTTCAGGTTTAGTCGCATTTGCTGCAGCAACAGGGGTGATGCCTCTGGATATGCCTGAGTCAGTATTGGTTCGCTTTAAAGGTGAAATGCAGCCGGGTATCACATTACGTGACCTCGTTCATGCAATTCCACTGTATGCAATTAAAGACGGCCTTCTGACCGTAGAGAAAAAAGGTAAGAAAAACATTTTCTCTGGCCGTATCTTAGAAATTGAAGGCTTACCTGAGCTCAAAGTTGAACAAGCGTTTGAATTAGCGGATGCGTCAGCTGAGCGTTCAGCGGCGGGTTGTACTATCAAATTGGATAAAGCGCCAATTATCGAATACCTGCAATCGAATATCGTTCTATTAAAATGGATGATAGCTGAAGGTTATGGCGATCGTCGTACTATCGAACGCCGTATCAAAGGAATGGAAAGCTGGTTAGCGGATCCACAGCTGCTAGAAGGTGATGCAGATGCGGAATACGCAGCAGTGATTGAAATTGACCTCAATGATATTAAAGAGCCAATTCTGTGTGCACCAAATGACCCAGATGACGCACGTTTATTATCTGATGTTCAAAACGAGAAAATTGATGAAGTTTTCATCGGTTCTTGTATGACAAACATCGGTCACTTCCGTGCAGCAGGTAAGTTATTGGATTCCTACAAAGGCCAATTACCAACACGTTTATGGGTTGCGCCTCCAACTAAGATGGACGCAGCACAGTTAACCGAAGAAGGTTATTACAGCGTTTTTGGTAAGAGTGGAGCGCGTATTGAAGTCCCTGGTTGCTCTCTGTGCATGGGTAACCAAGCACGTGTGGCAGATGGTGCAACGGTTGTTTCCACTTCGACGCGTAACTTCCCGAACCGTTTAGGGACAGGTGCGAATGTTTATCTCGCATCAGCAGAACTGGCTGCGGTCGCTTCCTTATTAGGTCGTTTACCAACACCGTCAGAATATCTGCAATTTATGGATAAGGTCGATGAAACAGCAGCGGATACCTACCGTTACCTGAACTTTGACCAATTATCGCAATATACCGAAAAAGCGGATGGCGTGATTTTCCAAACAGCCGTGTAA
- a CDS encoding Virulence protein STM3117 encodes MINRLDHIVLTTTNLDACIDFYQRVLKMEVVTFGEQRHALSFGQQKINIHQYGKEFEPKAHLPVPGSLDLCFISDIPLCDVQKQIEQQGVKIIEGPVNRTGATGAIRSIYIRDIDLNLIEISEYI; translated from the coding sequence ATGATCAATCGCTTAGACCATATAGTGCTAACCACAACCAACCTTGATGCCTGCATTGACTTCTACCAACGCGTATTAAAAATGGAAGTTGTTACCTTTGGTGAACAGCGCCACGCGCTAAGTTTCGGGCAACAAAAAATCAATATCCACCAATATGGAAAAGAATTCGAACCCAAAGCGCACTTGCCTGTGCCAGGCTCACTCGATTTATGCTTTATTAGTGATATACCGCTGTGTGACGTACAAAAACAGATTGAACAACAAGGTGTAAAAATTATCGAAGGACCAGTAAATCGTACTGGGGCAACTGGGGCGATCAGATCAATTTACATACGTGATATCGATTTAAATTTAATCGAAATTTCTGAATATATTTAA
- the mscS gene encoding Small-conductance mechanosensitive channel: protein MNTDDVTGALNDATNWFVANQDLLVQYVVNIVSAIVILIVGMMIAKWVGRGLHRVMTMKGIDSTVSDFLSAIARYTIVAFTLIAVLGKIGVQTASVIAVMGAAGLAVGLALQNSLGNFAAGVLLVVFRPLKAGEYVSIGAVEGTVQNVQIFSTTLRTADDRIIVIPNGKIIADNIINTSREPNRRQDIIVGVAYDSDIDVVKKVLGDIVAADSRIQHAKGVTIRLHDMAPSSLNYLVRFWTTNGDAWPVYWDLLEEFKRALDKHNIGIPFPQMDVHVHKQNTSIKQDPAE, encoded by the coding sequence ATGAATACTGATGATGTTACAGGCGCGTTGAATGATGCAACGAATTGGTTTGTGGCAAACCAAGATCTGTTAGTTCAGTATGTTGTGAATATCGTGTCTGCTATCGTTATCTTGATTGTCGGGATGATGATTGCAAAATGGGTCGGACGTGGTTTACATCGCGTGATGACCATGAAGGGAATTGATTCAACAGTCAGTGACTTTTTATCGGCGATTGCACGCTATACCATTGTTGCGTTCACCTTAATTGCTGTATTAGGGAAAATTGGCGTACAAACTGCCTCTGTGATTGCGGTCATGGGTGCGGCCGGTTTAGCGGTTGGCTTAGCGTTACAGAACTCACTGGGTAACTTTGCAGCAGGTGTTTTGCTGGTGGTATTTAGACCACTAAAAGCGGGAGAATATGTCTCGATTGGTGCAGTTGAAGGCACAGTGCAAAATGTACAAATATTTTCAACGACGCTAAGAACGGCAGATGACCGTATTATTGTTATTCCTAATGGAAAGATAATTGCCGATAACATTATTAATACCAGTCGTGAGCCTAATCGCCGCCAAGATATTATTGTTGGTGTTGCTTACGATTCTGATATTGATGTGGTGAAAAAAGTATTAGGGGATATCGTCGCTGCGGATAGCCGTATTCAGCATGCTAAAGGCGTGACTATCCGTTTACATGATATGGCGCCATCCTCATTAAATTATTTAGTACGTTTTTGGACCACCAATGGTGATGCATGGCCGGTGTATTGGGATTTGCTTGAGGAGTTTAAGCGAGCATTGGATAAACATAATATTGGCATTCCATTCCCACAAATGGATGTTCATGTTCATAAACAAAATACGTCTATCAAACAAGATCCTGCAGAGTAA
- the argO_1 gene encoding Arginine exporter protein ArgO produces MFSIYLQGALLGAAMILPLGPQNAFVLQQGSRKQFHLMSALLCALSDTALIVAGVFGGSALLSQSEILMQLITLGWRSISYVVWLWCVSYCSQP; encoded by the coding sequence ATGTTTTCAATCTATTTACAGGGTGCACTGCTAGGTGCTGCAATGATATTACCTTTAGGTCCACAGAATGCTTTTGTCTTGCAGCAAGGCAGTCGAAAGCAGTTTCATTTAATGAGCGCATTATTATGTGCATTAAGTGATACCGCTTTAATTGTCGCGGGTGTTTTTGGTGGGAGCGCTTTATTAAGCCAGTCTGAAATATTAATGCAGTTGATTACATTGGGCTGGCGTAGCATTTCTTATGTGGTATGGCTATGGTGCGTTTCGTACTGCTCTCAGCCCTGA
- the argO_2 gene encoding Arginine exporter protein ArgO, whose product MWYGYGAFRTALSPDEVILQTENRAITRWKVIVTLFAVTWLNPHVYLDTFVVLGSVGGQLESQLRPWFTAGALTASFVWFFALAILAAWFSPVLNKPRSQRIINVFVGSVMWFIAFQLAIQGLKGLGLLSQ is encoded by the coding sequence ATGTGGTATGGCTATGGTGCGTTTCGTACTGCTCTCAGCCCTGATGAGGTCATACTTCAAACGGAAAACCGGGCTATCACGAGATGGAAAGTGATTGTCACATTGTTTGCTGTCACTTGGCTAAATCCTCATGTTTATTTAGACACCTTCGTTGTCTTGGGCAGTGTGGGGGGGCAATTAGAAAGCCAGCTGAGACCTTGGTTTACGGCGGGTGCTCTAACAGCTTCTTTTGTTTGGTTTTTTGCATTAGCGATACTTGCTGCTTGGTTTTCACCCGTGTTAAATAAACCGCGTTCACAGCGCATTATTAATGTTTTTGTCGGTAGTGTGATGTGGTTTATTGCATTTCAACTCGCTATACAGGGGCTTAAAGGACTAGGTTTGCTTTCTCAATAA
- a CDS encoding oxidative stress defense protein, translated as MKLKSLVLAAMVAGATVPTISLADPLPNGPHITTSGNAIVKAAPDMATLNILCGSYCKRCSSGKSWGR; from the coding sequence GTGAAATTAAAATCTTTAGTTTTAGCTGCGATGGTAGCAGGTGCTACGGTTCCGACCATATCATTGGCTGACCCGTTACCGAATGGTCCACACATTACTACTTCGGGTAATGCAATCGTGAAGGCAGCTCCAGACATGGCGACGCTGAATATTCTTTGTGGAAGTTACTGCAAAAGATGCAGCAGCGGCAAAAGCTGGGGTCGATAA
- a CDS encoding 26 kDa periplasmic immunogenic protein precursor: protein MEVTAKDAAAAKAGVDKRVAEYFEFLKKNGIEKQDINAANVRTQPKYDYSSVKQKSTIEGYTATRSVEVKVKKLDQLNVLLDGALAAGLNEINSVQFGVANPQQYRDEARSQAIKNATEQANILAKGFNVQLGPVYSINYNAPAAVPYPIAARNYGGAMKASVAQDLKIDETYEQQSIDFNDQVDVVFELKR from the coding sequence GTGGAAGTTACTGCAAAAGATGCAGCAGCGGCAAAAGCTGGGGTCGATAAGCGAGTTGCGGAGTATTTTGAGTTTCTTAAGAAAAATGGTATTGAAAAACAAGATATTAACGCAGCAAATGTCCGAACTCAACCTAAATATGATTACAGCAGTGTGAAACAAAAATCTACTATCGAAGGCTACACGGCAACACGTTCTGTTGAAGTGAAAGTGAAGAAATTGGACCAACTTAATGTCTTGTTAGACGGCGCTTTAGCTGCGGGTCTCAATGAAATAAATTCAGTACAGTTTGGTGTGGCTAACCCGCAACAGTATCGTGATGAAGCACGGTCTCAAGCGATTAAAAATGCGACAGAACAAGCCAATATCTTAGCGAAAGGCTTTAATGTCCAGTTAGGCCCAGTGTATAGCATTAACTATAATGCGCCAGCGGCGGTGCCATATCCAATCGCTGCAAGAAATTACGGCGGGGCAATGAAAGCCTCTGTTGCTCAAGACCTCAAGATTGATGAAACCTATGAACAACAGAGTATTGATTTTAATGACCAAGTCGATGTGGTATTTGAATTAAAACGTTAG
- the iciA_1 gene encoding OriC replication inhibitor, whose protein sequence is MHQAFVQQNFGLSPGSVPCHIVNSSEAFVQLAKQGSTCCMIPHLQIASELANGELVDLTPGLCQRRMLYWHRFAPESRTMKNVTDALLKTGRQMLKQEDEPAKS, encoded by the coding sequence ATGCACCAAGCCTTTGTTCAACAAAACTTTGGCTTGTCGCCGGGTAGTGTCCCATGCCATATCGTGAACTCCTCGGAGGCCTTTGTACAGTTAGCGAAGCAAGGTTCGACCTGCTGTATGATCCCACATTTGCAGATAGCCAGTGAATTGGCAAATGGTGAATTGGTTGATTTAACTCCAGGGCTATGCCAACGACGCATGCTTTACTGGCACCGCTTCGCACCTGAAAGCCGCACAATGAAAAATGTGACTGACGCCCTATTAAAAACTGGGCGCCAGATGTTAAAACAAGAAGATGAACCAGCAAAAAGCTAA
- the iciA_2 gene encoding OriC replication inhibitor yields MKRPDYRALQALDAVIRERGFERAAQKLCITQSAVSQRIKQLENLFGQPLLVRTVPPHPTEQGQKLLALLHQVELLEEQWLGDENSGSTPLLLSLAVNADSLATWFLPALNPVLGNSPIRLNIQVEDETRTQERLRRGGSGRRYQYSTSSITWLLSR; encoded by the coding sequence ATGAAGCGCCCTGACTATCGCGCATTACAAGCACTGGATGCCGTTATCCGTGAACGCGGCTTTGAGCGCGCAGCTCAAAAGCTCTGCATCACGCAATCTGCTGTTTCACAACGCATAAAGCAGTTAGAAAATCTGTTTGGGCAGCCATTACTTGTGCGTACCGTTCCGCCACACCCAACTGAACAAGGGCAAAAATTACTAGCACTGCTTCATCAAGTCGAATTATTAGAAGAGCAATGGTTAGGTGATGAAAATAGTGGCTCCACCCCGTTGTTACTTTCACTTGCCGTCAACGCCGACAGCTTGGCAACTTGGTTTCTTCCAGCCCTAAACCCTGTATTAGGCAATAGCCCTATCCGGTTAAATATTCAGGTTGAAGATGAAACACGAACCCAAGAACGTTTAAGACGCGGTGGAAGTGGTAGGCGCTATCAGTATTCAACCTCAAGCATTACCTGGTTGCTTAGTCGATAA
- the rpiA_1 gene encoding Ribose-5-phosphate isomerase A codes for MTQDELKKAVGWAALDYVKPGTIVGVGTGSTASHFIDALATMKGQIEGAVSSSEASTQKLKSLGITVFDCNEVDSLDVYVDGADEVDHHMNMIKGGGAALTREKIVSAIGKKPLSVSLTNLN; via the coding sequence ATGACTCAGGACGAATTAAAAAAAGCGGTAGGTTGGGCAGCACTTGATTACGTAAAACCGGGCACTATCGTTGGTGTTGGAACGGGTTCAACGGCTTCACACTTCATTGATGCATTAGCAACAATGAAAGGTCAAATAGAAGGCGCAGTATCAAGTTCAGAAGCATCAACTCAAAAATTAAAATCATTGGGTATTACGGTATTTGATTGTAATGAAGTCGATTCATTAGATGTTTATGTTGATGGCGCTGATGAGGTTGACCACCACATGAATATGATCAAAGGCGGTGGTGCCGCTTTAACACGTGAAAAAATTGTTTCTGCGATTGGCAAAAAACCTTTGTCTGTATCGTTGACGAATCTAAATTAG
- the rpiA_2 gene encoding Ribose-5-phosphate isomerase A — MLGKFPLPVEVIPMARSYVARELVKLGGTPEYRQNVITDNGNVILDVHNLNIVDPVALENTINGIAGVVTVGLFANRGADVVLMGTANEGVKTIKL, encoded by the coding sequence GTGTTGGGTAAATTCCCACTGCCTGTTGAAGTGATCCCAATGGCACGTAGCTATGTGGCACGTGAATTGGTTAAACTGGGTGGCACGCCAGAGTACCGTCAAAATGTAATTACAGATAACGGTAATGTCATTTTAGATGTCCATAATTTAAATATTGTTGACCCTGTGGCACTCGAAAATACCATTAACGGAATTGCGGGGGTCGTGACTGTTGGGTTGTTCGCGAATCGTGGGGCTGACGTCGTTTTGATGGGAACTGCAAACGAAGGTGTTAAAACCATCAAGTTATAA
- the serA_1 gene encoding D-3-phosphoglycerate dehydrogenase, giving the protein MVKVSLQKDKIKFLLLEGVHQSAVDNLKAAGYTNIEYHKSALSDEELKEAIKDARFVGIRSRTHLTEEIFAAAEKLVAVGCFCIGTNQVDLDAAAKRGIPVFNAPFSNTRSVAEMVLGQLLLLLRRIPEANMQAHRGIWEKQAKGCFEARGKRLGIVGYGHIGTQLGILAEGIGMNVFFYDIENKLPLGNATQVRSLTELLNMSDVVSLHVPETPSTKNMFAKEQFDRMKPGSIFINASRGTVVDIPSLAEALESKHLSGAAVDVFPSEPAANNDPNDPFISELIKFDNVILTPHIWGLD; this is encoded by the coding sequence ATGGTTAAAGTATCTTTGCAAAAAGACAAAATTAAATTTTTACTGCTAGAAGGTGTGCACCAAAGTGCGGTTGATAACTTAAAAGCCGCGGGCTACACCAATATTGAATATCACAAAAGTGCGTTATCCGACGAAGAATTAAAAGAAGCGATTAAAGATGCACGTTTTGTAGGTATCCGTTCCCGTACTCATCTTACTGAAGAAATTTTCGCTGCAGCAGAAAAACTCGTTGCAGTAGGTTGCTTTTGTATCGGCACCAATCAAGTTGATTTAGATGCCGCTGCAAAGCGCGGTATTCCTGTTTTTAACGCACCATTTTCGAATACACGTTCTGTTGCAGAAATGGTATTAGGCCAGTTATTACTTTTACTGCGTCGCATTCCTGAAGCCAATATGCAAGCACACCGTGGTATTTGGGAAAAACAAGCTAAAGGCTGTTTTGAAGCACGTGGTAAGCGTCTTGGTATTGTTGGATATGGTCACATCGGTACTCAGCTAGGGATCTTAGCTGAAGGTATCGGTATGAATGTTTTCTTTTATGATATTGAAAACAAACTACCTTTAGGTAACGCAACACAAGTTCGTTCTTTAACTGAACTGCTGAATATGAGCGATGTTGTTAGCTTACATGTACCTGAAACACCAAGTACGAAAAATATGTTTGCTAAAGAACAATTTGATCGTATGAAACCTGGTTCTATTTTCATTAACGCATCACGCGGAACGGTGGTTGATATTCCTTCACTGGCTGAAGCGTTAGAAAGCAAGCATTTATCCGGTGCAGCGGTGGATGTCTTCCCAAGCGAGCCTGCTGCAAATAATGACCCTAATGACCCATTTATCTCTGAATTAATTAAGTTCGACAATGTGATTTTAACCCCGCATATTTGGGGGCTCGACTGA
- the serA_2 gene encoding D-3-phosphoglycerate dehydrogenase, with protein MHIHENRPGILNSINQVFTENNINVVGQYLRTSGNVGYVVIDVLMQTPNQTDEALQKLKDLPGTIRARLLF; from the coding sequence TTGCATATTCATGAAAACCGCCCAGGTATTTTGAATAGCATCAACCAAGTATTCACGGAAAATAACATTAACGTTGTCGGCCAGTATTTACGTACATCAGGTAACGTAGGTTATGTGGTTATTGACGTATTAATGCAAACGCCAAACCAAACAGATGAAGCGCTTCAGAAATTAAAAGACTTGCCAGGCACCATCCGTGCGCGTTTATTGTTCTAA
- the ygfA gene encoding 5-formyltetrahydrofolate cyclo-ligase family protein: MQDSLSTQRQLVRQTIRQARRQLSLEQQQSAAEQVMHNALHHPKIVQANNIALFLSFDGEINTKPLIHALWAQGKQVYLPVLHPFSRHHLLFLHYRPDSQLVKNRFHIDEPPLDVRDVLPLEKLDIMLIPLVAFDTQGQRLGMGGGFYDRTLANWQQTGFYPIGLAHNCQQVEKLPIAHWDIPLPEIITPQKIWRWS; this comes from the coding sequence ATGCAAGATTCTCTCTCGACACAACGCCAGCTGGTACGTCAAACTATCCGTCAGGCACGCCGCCAACTAAGCCTTGAACAACAACAAAGTGCCGCTGAGCAAGTCATGCATAACGCATTACACCACCCGAAAATTGTACAAGCCAATAATATTGCTCTGTTTCTTTCTTTTGATGGGGAAATTAACACAAAGCCGCTTATTCATGCACTTTGGGCTCAAGGTAAGCAAGTGTACCTTCCTGTTTTACATCCTTTTAGTCGTCACCATTTGCTGTTTCTTCACTATCGTCCAGATAGCCAACTTGTTAAAAACCGATTTCATATTGATGAGCCACCACTTGATGTCAGAGATGTGTTACCACTCGAAAAACTGGATATCATGCTTATCCCATTAGTGGCATTTGATACTCAAGGGCAACGGTTAGGTATGGGAGGTGGGTTCTATGATAGAACTCTAGCAAATTGGCAACAAACCGGTTTTTATCCAATTGGCCTTGCCCATAATTGCCAGCAAGTAGAAAAGCTCCCTATCGCACACTGGGATATTCCTTTACCCGAAATTATTACGCCGCAAAAAATATGGCGCTGGTCATAA
- the zapA gene encoding Z ring-associated protein ZapA: MSAQPVDIQIFGRSMRVNCPSEQKEALLESAKELEQRLQNLKDRSGVTNMEQLIFIVALNVCHELAQEKTKTRDYAYNMEEKIKMLQHTIEQALHDQVKITERQVLPLE, translated from the coding sequence ATGTCCGCACAACCTGTCGACATCCAGATTTTCGGGCGCTCAATGCGAGTCAACTGCCCATCAGAACAAAAAGAAGCCCTTCTTGAGTCGGCTAAAGAATTAGAACAACGCTTGCAAAATCTGAAAGATAGAAGCGGTGTCACCAATATGGAACAGCTTATTTTTATCGTAGCATTGAACGTCTGTCACGAATTAGCACAAGAAAAGACAAAAACGCGTGATTATGCTTATAATATGGAAGAGAAAATAAAAATGTTGCAGCACACAATTGAACAAGCGTTGCACGATCAGGTGAAAATTACTGAGAGGCAGGTATTGCCCCTAGAGTAA
- the pepP_1 gene encoding Xaa-Pro aminopeptidase, which yields MNKQEFISRRNALLAQMQSGSAAIIFSAPPAQRNADCEYPYRQHSDFLYLTGFSEPEAVLVLIKSDEKHSHTVLFNRVRDLTAEIWFGRRLGQDAAPEKLGIDKALPFNEIEEQLYQLLNGLDVVYHAQG from the coding sequence ATGAATAAACAGGAATTTATTTCTCGTCGCAATGCATTATTGGCTCAAATGCAATCAGGCAGTGCAGCAATTATTTTTTCAGCGCCTCCTGCGCAGCGTAATGCGGATTGCGAATACCCGTACCGTCAACACAGTGATTTCCTTTATTTGACGGGGTTTAGTGAGCCTGAAGCTGTATTAGTCCTGATTAAGAGCGATGAAAAACATAGCCATACTGTTCTTTTTAACCGTGTTCGTGATTTAACTGCTGAGATTTGGTTTGGTCGTCGCCTTGGGCAAGATGCTGCTCCTGAGAAGTTAGGTATTGATAAAGCGTTACCTTTCAATGAAATAGAAGAGCAGCTTTATCAATTATTAAATGGCCTCGACGTGGTTTATCATGCTCAGGGGTGA
- the pepP_2 gene encoding Xaa-Pro aminopeptidase, with protein sequence MLRGEFAYADKLLFDALDILRKGSRRNLRAPQTLVDWRPIVHEMRLFKSEEEINALRMAGRISALAHVRAMETCRPNMYEYQLCGELEHEFTRHGARFPSYNSIVGSGENACILHYTENESLMKDGELVLIDAGAEFEGYAGDITRTFPVNGKFSQAQREIYDIVLKALNTALELYRPGTSIHEVTREIVRIKTEGLVALGILQGDVDQLIENKAYQPFFMHGLSHWLGLDVHDVGFYGTDRDRVLEVGMVLTVEPGLYIAPDADVPPQYRGIGVRIEDDIVITENGNENLTDLVVKDPDEIEALMAAATHNLG encoded by the coding sequence ATGCTCAGGGGTGAGTTTGCCTATGCCGATAAATTGCTATTTGATGCCTTAGATATTTTACGTAAAGGCAGCCGTCGTAACTTACGAGCACCACAAACATTGGTAGATTGGCGGCCGATTGTCCATGAAATGCGCTTATTTAAGTCGGAAGAAGAAATTAACGCCCTGCGTATGGCTGGGCGAATTTCTGCTCTAGCACACGTCAGAGCCATGGAAACTTGCCGACCTAATATGTATGAATATCAACTTTGTGGTGAGTTAGAGCACGAATTTACTCGCCATGGTGCACGTTTTCCTTCGTACAACTCCATTGTGGGCAGTGGTGAAAATGCCTGTATTTTGCATTACACCGAAAATGAGAGCCTAATGAAGGATGGCGAATTAGTCTTAATTGATGCGGGTGCAGAGTTTGAAGGTTATGCAGGGGATATCACACGTACTTTCCCAGTTAATGGTAAATTTAGCCAAGCACAACGTGAAATTTACGATATCGTCCTCAAAGCATTAAATACCGCGTTAGAGCTATATCGTCCGGGAACCAGCATCCATGAGGTGACTCGTGAAATTGTTCGTATCAAAACTGAAGGCCTCGTTGCACTTGGAATTTTACAAGGCGATGTGGATCAATTGATCGAAAACAAAGCATATCAGCCATTCTTTATGCATGGTTTAAGTCATTGGTTAGGGTTAGATGTACATGACGTAGGTTTTTACGGTACAGACCGGGATCGTGTGCTTGAAGTTGGAATGGTATTAACTGTCGAGCCTGGTTTGTATATTGCTCCAGATGCCGATGTGCCACCGCAATATCGCGGAATTGGTGTACGTATCGAAGATGATATTGTGATCACCGAAAACGGAAATGAAAACTTAACAGACTTAGTCGTGAAAGACCCTGATGAAATTGAAGCCCTAATGGCAGCAGCAACGCACAATTTAGGGTAG